Genomic DNA from Kluyveromyces lactis strain NRRL Y-1140 chromosome C complete sequence:
ATTTCCTTTGCGGTTTGTAATAATATTGATGACTTCTTGAGATTGGTATTAAGAGGAGCGCATTGAATTCTGTATTTTAGCGTATCGATTGGATAAACAGAGAATTGCGCAGCAACACCACCTAAACCACCTGCGATGTACGTTGATAATCTAGATAACTCCGAAGTATCCTTGacattttccaatcttGCCATGATTCTCTTTGCCATTTCGAAAGAACCGAATTTGATGGCCGATTCCGGGAAAACTTTTACAACATTGAGACCATTACCCACGTAAAATGCACGTAATCCACCCTGTCTATATAACGTGGTCGCAGCCTTTATTAGAGGCGATTTAATTTTAGATAAATCAGCGTTAGGATTCTTAGCTAGTAAGgtatcttttgaatttaacAAAGTGGAAGACAAGTCTGTTCTTGCAATCAAGAAGACTTTAATTCTATCAAACGGAGCTGTGCACGTACGTGATACAACTCCGGAGCAACCACCCGCAATAAAGAATCCAAAACCTTTGATGAAGTCGTTAATTAAGGTAACATCACCTTCACTGGAAAGATCTACGTCTTCATTgaataaataaaaatatgCATATGCTGTGTTCAATCTTGACCCCTCTTTTCTGGGTACGAAAAGTAGGAAGTCTCGCCATTGTTCATAAGTGATGTACGATTTTCTGTTGAATGCCCAGTCCACGAAATTCGAAATTTTGGAAGGTTTCTTACGTTGTTTCGAATCTGCCACATCCTTTATGTCATGATCCTCTCTGAACTGTGAAAGATATTTGGAAAGTTCTTCCATCTTAATTCTCCCATCGTTATCCTTATCGATCTTTTGGAATCCGACCTTGATCTGGGTTTCCGCCGTAGTAACGTatttttcgaaatcatTAAAATCTATTACCGAATCTTTATTCTGGTCCAACGACTTAAAGATATGTTCGATTGCCTCAGGGGATCCTTTTAACGGATGATCCGATTTCTCGAATGCCTGTTGCAACGTTCTGATATCAATTTTACCGGTATGGTTAATATCTATCGTTTCAAACAACTTCAAATGGCGCTTTTTCTGTTCTTCCGGGGACTCATCTCCAATTGAGTTAGACATGGTGGAGATAATTTTATCGATTCTAAATTTAATTCCAACTTCACAACGAAAAactaaagaagaaacagaagatcAAAGTATATCAAACCACTTTGATAAATCAGAATAAATACCAGGACACCCGACGTTggtgttgttgtttttgttttatttttttattcttttaacacttgaagaagagactagaaacaaagaacaaataAGTAACAACTATAATACAGCAGCCCTTCTTTACGTCAATCTATGGAAAGCAAAGAGTGgttaaaaaagaagaatatgtTAATGTTCTATTGTTCTAGTTCTACTGAACGGTGTCTGATGTGTATATTGTTTGAACCTCTCGGACTTCCACTCTTCGACAGATCTGTGTAGACATTAATACAAAAATTTACCATTTTTAACAGAAAGTCGATGTGATGTTTTTAGTTTCTTTAactgtatttttttttctttctatctGTATCTCATGGTTTAAACTCTGAAATTCTAAAGCAGTTTACAGGACCACAGAGAGGCTCTACTGGTTCACTGATACAGGTGAGCCGAATAATGTTGATAGTCATGATGACTAGCTCGGGATAGCCGGAGATGACAGTATATTAATACTGGTACTTTTCGTAGGGCTGTACATGAAAAGAGatggtttttttttcaattacATGATACATAATCATAAATATACCGTTGGTACTCACGTgaaatcacgtgacctgTCTTGTGCCCCTCTTTCATCCTTGGTTAGTTTCTGCTTTTGTGGTTGTAGTATAATGCACAGAGCTGCGGAATCTTTACGCAGCTCATAAAACCGGAAAAACTACTAATATCAACCACCGTTTTTTTCGTACGACTAGTTGTAAGTAAACATTTCAGCGATCCGTTAGTGCCACACAAAATCAGGCACTATAGAACGATGAAGGCTGAATAGTTTTTCCGATTCGATTATCTTTTCGTCTTTTCTTTTACAAGAAACACTAGGGCTGTCTTCAGCCTTTCATTCCTTCATTCAAACACATTGGAAGAGGGGTGCTATATCGTCACCTTTTGTCTCCTCTTCTATTCTTACCCACTAAACTGTTTCTTCgcttttttctctttcttctctcCGACTCTCTCCTCCCCCCACGGTTGAGCGATTCCTATCTGCGAATGCCGATATTTCCAACAAAAACCGGGTCCCTCTCGAGAATAAATCACTGCAGAAATCCCAACTAATGCTTATACCTTATCCATGTGTGAGAGAAGGGACTTCGGATATGGTAATGCAGAGCCATCAGATACAGTTACTTTTCACTTATCAGTCCGATGGCTATGTAggttcctttttttttgttttggtttttttgttttggtgATGGATAAGGTTTATCATCTCTTATATTCTTACTTCACGTAAACCGTATGCCGACTCTGGCTTACTGAgtggttttttttttttctcatgCAAACCCTCGGCGTTCCATTATTGTagacttgaagaaatatatatataaataatCAGTTAACTTTTTTAGCAGTCTTTATCAGATTTAGCGTCTGGTTGTTGGTAATTCCATCAGTGCAGTGTCGttattctttattttttaaTATCTGCGCATCTGattgatcttctttctgCTCTCAGTGAAATATCAGAACGCAATAATAGGGTTTTTCTCCAAGAAAATTGAGCTTTTAATATTGAAGATTTATTTAAAATCGGGGAAAACTCAATTAGTTAATAAATCCATTTTAAGCTATACGatatttgtttcttcttatttgGTTGAATCTTTCCATATCTCACAAGAACA
This window encodes:
- the SAL1 gene encoding Ca(2+)-binding ATP:ADP antiporter SAL1 (similar to uniprot|P48233 Saccharomyces cerevisiae YNL083W SAL1 Probable transporter member of the Ca2 - binding subfamily of the mitochondrial carrier family with two EF-hand motifs Pet9p and Sal1p have an overlapping function critical for viability polymorphic in different S. cerevisiae strains), with the translated sequence MSNSIGDESPEEQKKRHLKLFETIDINHTGKIDIRTLQQAFEKSDHPLKGSPEAIEHIFKSLDQNKDSVIDFNDFEKYVTTAETQIKVGFQKIDKDNDGRIKMEELSKYLSQFREDHDIKDVADSKQRKKPSKISNFVDWAFNRKSYITYEQWRDFLLFVPRKEGSRLNTAYAYFYLFNEDVDLSSEGDVTLINDFIKGFGFFIAGGCSGVVSRTCTAPFDRIKVFLIARTDLSSTLLNSKDTLLAKNPNADLSKIKSPLIKAATTLYRQGGLRAFYVGNGLNVVKVFPESAIKFGSFEMAKRIMARLENVKDTSELSRLSTYIAGGLGGVAAQFSVYPIDTLKYRIQCAPLNTNLKKSSILLQTAKEMYQQGGIRLFYRGVHIGVMGIFPYAALDLGTFSALKKWYIKKEAKKTGLPEDEVIISNLIVLPMGAFSGTVGATLVYPINLLRTRLQAQGTYAHPHTYNGFSDVLKKTIQREGYQGLFKGLVPNLAKVCPAVSISYLCYENLKRLMKLE